From Acidimicrobiales bacterium, one genomic window encodes:
- the sufC gene encoding Fe-S cluster assembly ATPase SufC, which translates to MLHVENLTAAIGDKQILKGLNLDIGAGEVHAIMGPNGSGKSTFAHTLAGRDGYDITGTVTLDGADLLAMEPEERAAAGVFMGFQYPVEIPGVNNMYFLRTALNSVRRARGDTEISAREFLAIAKEATELVEMKDDFLNRAVNAGFSGGEKKRNEILQMAVMQPRLAVLDETDSGLDIDALRVIASGVNALRTPERSMIVITHYQRLLDYIKPDFVHVLVDGRIVESGDYTLALHLEDHGYADFVNHDLDGSGRPLSGAPS; encoded by the coding sequence ATGCTGCACGTCGAAAACCTCACCGCCGCGATCGGCGACAAGCAGATCCTCAAGGGCCTGAACCTCGACATCGGCGCCGGAGAGGTCCATGCGATCATGGGTCCGAACGGCTCGGGCAAGAGCACGTTCGCCCACACCCTGGCCGGCCGCGACGGCTACGACATCACCGGCACCGTCACGCTCGACGGCGCCGACCTCCTCGCGATGGAACCGGAGGAACGAGCCGCCGCCGGCGTGTTCATGGGGTTCCAGTACCCGGTCGAGATCCCGGGCGTGAACAACATGTACTTCCTGCGCACCGCGCTCAACTCGGTGCGCCGCGCCCGCGGCGACACCGAGATCAGCGCCCGCGAGTTCCTGGCGATCGCCAAGGAGGCGACGGAGCTCGTCGAGATGAAGGACGACTTCCTCAATCGCGCGGTCAACGCCGGTTTCAGTGGCGGCGAGAAGAAGCGCAACGAGATCCTCCAGATGGCCGTGATGCAACCGCGTCTCGCCGTGCTCGACGAGACCGACTCCGGCCTCGACATCGATGCGCTGCGCGTCATCGCGTCGGGGGTCAACGCCCTGCGCACTCCCGAGCGATCGATGATCGTGATCACCCACTACCAACGCCTCCTCGACTACATCAAGCCCGACTTCGTACACGTCCTCGTCGACGGTCGCATCGTCGAGTCGGGCGACTACACCCTCGCCCTGCATCTCGAGGACCACGGCTACGCCGACTTCGTCAACCACGACCTCGACGGCTCCGGTCGACCCCTCTCCGGAGCGCCCTCGTGA